The Brassica napus cultivar Da-Ae chromosome C7, Da-Ae, whole genome shotgun sequence genome has a segment encoding these proteins:
- the LOC106409835 gene encoding potassium channel KAT3-like isoform X2, whose amino-acid sequence MSMTTSEARSPVPLLLRRGRSSTALGTSEERSPLSLLFRRRSSKDVGNITSVSSSLLPAFGTVIENDNNPSSKSFIVLPYDRRYRLWELLLVILVGYSAWASLFELAFEKAADGAIPTIDLVVDFFFAVDIVLTFFVAYLDTSTYLIVDDHKLIARRYLKSVAFVMDVLSTLPIQFIYKAITGNIGRGQAFGFLNLLRLWRLRRVAELFKRLEKDTLFNYFVVRVIKLLCVSIFWVHTAGCILFWIAYHYPRPVDTWIGSQVEDFKERSIWLGYTYSMYWSIVTLTTVGYGDLHAVNTREKTFNMFYMLFNIGLAAYIIGNMTNLVVHSALRTFTMRSAINHILRYTNKNKLPDMMREQMLAHVQLKFKTAELKQEEVLQDLPKAIRSSINEHLFRSVIENAYLFKGFPDGLIIQLVSHIKAEYFPPKMEIILQNEIPTDFYIIVSGGVEIIRSKGASEQVLAKLGPGDMVGEIGVVFNIPQPFTVRTRRLSQVIRISHHKFKEMVQSDADDAKMIITNFMAYLKELNDELKKEIPFLRDLLANADAQEMVQTGESQQSYNEEMVTFSKDENENKQEPKREGVPKRVIIHGHPPNQGNNKNGDSSGRLIILPDSLPLLFDLAEKKLGKRGSTIVMVDGAHVEQLDVLRENDHLYIF is encoded by the exons ATGTCCATGACGACTTCAGAGGCGAGATCGCCGGTACCGTTGTTATTGAGAAGAGGTAGGTCTTCCACGGCGTTAGGGACGTCGGAAGAGAGATCACCGTTATCTTTACTGTTCAGAAGAAGGTCGAGCAAAGATGTGGGGAACATAACGTCCGTTTCAAGCAGTCTCTTGCCTGCGTTTGGGACAGTCATCGAAAACGATAATAACCCTTCTTCCAAATCTTTCATCGTTCTTCCTTATGATCGTCGTTACAG GTTGTGGGAATTGcttttggtgattttggtggGTTATTCGGCATGGGCATCTCTCTTCGAGTTAGCTTTCGAGAAAGCTGCTGATGGAGCTATTCCGACCATTGATCTCGTCGTTGACTTTTTCTTCGCCGTCGATATCGTCCTCACTTTTTTCGTTGCCTACTTGGATACTTCTACTTACCTCATCGTCGACGACCACAAGCTCATCGCCAGACG GTACTTGAAGAGCGTGGCCTTTGTGATGGACGTCTTATCAACGTTACCGATTCAGTTCATTTATAAAGCGATTACCGGAAATATCGGACGAGGCCAAGCTTTCGGCTTCCTTAACTTGCTCCGCCTCTGGCGTCTCCGTCGCGTAGCTGAACTCTTTAAAAG ACTAGAGAAAGACACACTTTTCAACTACTTCGTGGTCAGAGTCATTAAACTTCTTTGC GTATCGATATTTTGGGTACACACGGCGGGTTGCATTTTATTCTGGATAGCCTACCATTATCCAAGGCCTGTAGATACATGGATAGGATCACAAGTTGAGGATTTCAAGGAAAGAAGCATATGGCTAGGCTACACATACTCAATGTACTGGTCCATTGTCACACTCACCACCGTGGGATATGGCGATTTGCATGCAGTTAATACCCGTGAGAAGACATTCAACATGTTCTACATGCTTTTTAACATTGGTCTTGCCGCTTATATCATTGGTAACATGACCAATCTTGTTGTCCATAGCGCTCTACGTACATTCACCATG AGGAGTGCCATCAATCATATACTGCGGTATACAAATAAGAATAAGTTACCGGATATGATGAGGGAGCAGATGCTTGCGCATGTGCAGCTCAAGTTCAAGACTGCAGAGTTAAAGCAAGAAGAGGTTCTCCAAGACTTACCTAAGGCCATAAGATCAAGCATTAACGAACATCTATTCCGCTCCGTGATCGAGAATGCTTATCTTTTTAAAGGATTCCCCGATGGTCTCATCATCCAGCTA GTTTCTCATATAAAAGCAGAGTATTTTCCGCCTAAAATGGAGATAATATTGCAGAATGAGATTCCAACGGATTTCTACATAATTGTATCTGGAGGAGTG GAAATAATTAGATCCAAGGGGGCGAGTGAACAG GTATTGGCTAAGTTAGGTCCAGGGGATATGGTAGGAGAGATTGGAGTTGTCTTCAACATTCCCCAGCCTTTCACTGTGAGGACAAGGAGACTTTCACAAGTTATTCGAATCAGTCATCATAAGTTCAAAGAAATGGTTCAATCTGATGCTGACGACGCCAAAATGATCATCACCAATTTCATGGCT tATCTCAAGGAACTAAATGATGAATTGAAGAAAGAAATCCCTTTTCTTAGAGATTTATTAGCCAATGCAGATGCTCAG GAAATGGTCCAGACAGGAGAATCACAACAAAGTTACAATGAGGAGATGGTTACGTTCTCGaaagatgaaaatgaaaata AACAAGAGCCAAAAAGAGAGGGAGTTCCCAAGAGAGTGATAATTCATGGGCATCCTCCTAATCAAGGTAACAACAAGAATGGTGATTCCAGTGGTAGACTTATCATTTTGCCTGATTCTCTTCCACTTCTGTTCGACTTAGCTG AGAAGAAGTTGGGGAAACGGGGAAGCACGATTGTGATGGTAGATGGAGCACATGTTGAACAGCTTGATGTTCTTCGAGAGAatgatcatttatatattttctaa
- the LOC106409835 gene encoding potassium channel KAT3-like isoform X3: MSMTTSEARSPVPLLLRRGRSSTALGTSEERSPLSLLFRRRSSKDVGNITSVSSSLLPAFGTVIENDNNPSSKSFIVLPYDRRYRLWELLLVILVGYSAWASLFELAFEKAADGAIPTIDLVVDFFFAVDIVLTFFVAYLDTSTYLIVDDHKLIARRYLKSVAFVMDVLSTLPIQFIYKAITGNIGRGQAFGFLNLLRLWRLRRVAELFKRLEKDTLFNYFVVRVIKLLCVSIFWVHTAGCILFWIAYHYPRPVDTWIGSQVEDFKERSIWLGYTYSMYWSIVTLTTVGYGDLHAVNTREKTFNMFYMLFNIGLAAYIIGNMTNLVVHSALRTFTMRSAINHILRYTNKNKLPDMMREQMLAHVQLKFKTAELKQEEVLQDLPKAIRSSINEHLFRSVIENAYLFKGFPDGLIIQLVSHIKAEYFPPKMEIILQNEIPTDFYIIVSGGVEIIRSKGASEQVLAKLGPGDMVGEIGVVFNIPQPFTVRTRRLSQVIRISHHKFKEMVQSDADDAKMIITNFMAYLKELNDELKKEIPFLRDLLANADAQTGESQQSYNEEMVTFSKDENENKQEPKREGVPKRVIIHGHPPNQGNNKNGDSSGRLIILPDSLPLLFDLAEKKLGKRGSTIVMVDGAHVEQLDVLRENDHLYIF; the protein is encoded by the exons ATGTCCATGACGACTTCAGAGGCGAGATCGCCGGTACCGTTGTTATTGAGAAGAGGTAGGTCTTCCACGGCGTTAGGGACGTCGGAAGAGAGATCACCGTTATCTTTACTGTTCAGAAGAAGGTCGAGCAAAGATGTGGGGAACATAACGTCCGTTTCAAGCAGTCTCTTGCCTGCGTTTGGGACAGTCATCGAAAACGATAATAACCCTTCTTCCAAATCTTTCATCGTTCTTCCTTATGATCGTCGTTACAG GTTGTGGGAATTGcttttggtgattttggtggGTTATTCGGCATGGGCATCTCTCTTCGAGTTAGCTTTCGAGAAAGCTGCTGATGGAGCTATTCCGACCATTGATCTCGTCGTTGACTTTTTCTTCGCCGTCGATATCGTCCTCACTTTTTTCGTTGCCTACTTGGATACTTCTACTTACCTCATCGTCGACGACCACAAGCTCATCGCCAGACG GTACTTGAAGAGCGTGGCCTTTGTGATGGACGTCTTATCAACGTTACCGATTCAGTTCATTTATAAAGCGATTACCGGAAATATCGGACGAGGCCAAGCTTTCGGCTTCCTTAACTTGCTCCGCCTCTGGCGTCTCCGTCGCGTAGCTGAACTCTTTAAAAG ACTAGAGAAAGACACACTTTTCAACTACTTCGTGGTCAGAGTCATTAAACTTCTTTGC GTATCGATATTTTGGGTACACACGGCGGGTTGCATTTTATTCTGGATAGCCTACCATTATCCAAGGCCTGTAGATACATGGATAGGATCACAAGTTGAGGATTTCAAGGAAAGAAGCATATGGCTAGGCTACACATACTCAATGTACTGGTCCATTGTCACACTCACCACCGTGGGATATGGCGATTTGCATGCAGTTAATACCCGTGAGAAGACATTCAACATGTTCTACATGCTTTTTAACATTGGTCTTGCCGCTTATATCATTGGTAACATGACCAATCTTGTTGTCCATAGCGCTCTACGTACATTCACCATG AGGAGTGCCATCAATCATATACTGCGGTATACAAATAAGAATAAGTTACCGGATATGATGAGGGAGCAGATGCTTGCGCATGTGCAGCTCAAGTTCAAGACTGCAGAGTTAAAGCAAGAAGAGGTTCTCCAAGACTTACCTAAGGCCATAAGATCAAGCATTAACGAACATCTATTCCGCTCCGTGATCGAGAATGCTTATCTTTTTAAAGGATTCCCCGATGGTCTCATCATCCAGCTA GTTTCTCATATAAAAGCAGAGTATTTTCCGCCTAAAATGGAGATAATATTGCAGAATGAGATTCCAACGGATTTCTACATAATTGTATCTGGAGGAGTG GAAATAATTAGATCCAAGGGGGCGAGTGAACAG GTATTGGCTAAGTTAGGTCCAGGGGATATGGTAGGAGAGATTGGAGTTGTCTTCAACATTCCCCAGCCTTTCACTGTGAGGACAAGGAGACTTTCACAAGTTATTCGAATCAGTCATCATAAGTTCAAAGAAATGGTTCAATCTGATGCTGACGACGCCAAAATGATCATCACCAATTTCATGGCT tATCTCAAGGAACTAAATGATGAATTGAAGAAAGAAATCCCTTTTCTTAGAGATTTATTAGCCAATGCAGATGCTCAG ACAGGAGAATCACAACAAAGTTACAATGAGGAGATGGTTACGTTCTCGaaagatgaaaatgaaaata AACAAGAGCCAAAAAGAGAGGGAGTTCCCAAGAGAGTGATAATTCATGGGCATCCTCCTAATCAAGGTAACAACAAGAATGGTGATTCCAGTGGTAGACTTATCATTTTGCCTGATTCTCTTCCACTTCTGTTCGACTTAGCTG AGAAGAAGTTGGGGAAACGGGGAAGCACGATTGTGATGGTAGATGGAGCACATGTTGAACAGCTTGATGTTCTTCGAGAGAatgatcatttatatattttctaa
- the LOC106409835 gene encoding potassium channel KAT3-like isoform X1, translating into MSMTTSEARSPVPLLLRRGRSSTALGTSEERSPLSLLFRRRSSKDVGNITSVSSSLLPAFGTVIENDNNPSSKSFIVLPYDRRYRLWELLLVILVGYSAWASLFELAFEKAADGAIPTIDLVVDFFFAVDIVLTFFVAYLDTSTYLIVDDHKLIARRYLKSVAFVMDVLSTLPIQFIYKAITGNIGRGQAFGFLNLLRLWRLRRVAELFKRLEKDTLFNYFVVRVIKLLCVSIFWVHTAGCILFWIAYHYPRPVDTWIGSQVEDFKERSIWLGYTYSMYWSIVTLTTVGYGDLHAVNTREKTFNMFYMLFNIGLAAYIIGNMTNLVVHSALRTFTMRSAINHILRYTNKNKLPDMMREQMLAHVQLKFKTAELKQEEVLQDLPKAIRSSINEHLFRSVIENAYLFKGFPDGLIIQLVSHIKAEYFPPKMEIILQNEIPTDFYIIVSGGVEIIRSKGASEQVLAKLGPGDMVGEIGVVFNIPQPFTVRTRRLSQVIRISHHKFKEMVQSDADDAKMIITNFMAYLKELNDELKKEIPFLRDLLANADAQEMVQTGESQQSYNEEMVTFSKDENENKQEPKREGVPKRVIIHGHPPNQGNNKNGDSSGRLIILPDSLPLLFDLAGQFQSFTTHMLFIFIFLVLYIRISILYQLLYQYIW; encoded by the exons ATGTCCATGACGACTTCAGAGGCGAGATCGCCGGTACCGTTGTTATTGAGAAGAGGTAGGTCTTCCACGGCGTTAGGGACGTCGGAAGAGAGATCACCGTTATCTTTACTGTTCAGAAGAAGGTCGAGCAAAGATGTGGGGAACATAACGTCCGTTTCAAGCAGTCTCTTGCCTGCGTTTGGGACAGTCATCGAAAACGATAATAACCCTTCTTCCAAATCTTTCATCGTTCTTCCTTATGATCGTCGTTACAG GTTGTGGGAATTGcttttggtgattttggtggGTTATTCGGCATGGGCATCTCTCTTCGAGTTAGCTTTCGAGAAAGCTGCTGATGGAGCTATTCCGACCATTGATCTCGTCGTTGACTTTTTCTTCGCCGTCGATATCGTCCTCACTTTTTTCGTTGCCTACTTGGATACTTCTACTTACCTCATCGTCGACGACCACAAGCTCATCGCCAGACG GTACTTGAAGAGCGTGGCCTTTGTGATGGACGTCTTATCAACGTTACCGATTCAGTTCATTTATAAAGCGATTACCGGAAATATCGGACGAGGCCAAGCTTTCGGCTTCCTTAACTTGCTCCGCCTCTGGCGTCTCCGTCGCGTAGCTGAACTCTTTAAAAG ACTAGAGAAAGACACACTTTTCAACTACTTCGTGGTCAGAGTCATTAAACTTCTTTGC GTATCGATATTTTGGGTACACACGGCGGGTTGCATTTTATTCTGGATAGCCTACCATTATCCAAGGCCTGTAGATACATGGATAGGATCACAAGTTGAGGATTTCAAGGAAAGAAGCATATGGCTAGGCTACACATACTCAATGTACTGGTCCATTGTCACACTCACCACCGTGGGATATGGCGATTTGCATGCAGTTAATACCCGTGAGAAGACATTCAACATGTTCTACATGCTTTTTAACATTGGTCTTGCCGCTTATATCATTGGTAACATGACCAATCTTGTTGTCCATAGCGCTCTACGTACATTCACCATG AGGAGTGCCATCAATCATATACTGCGGTATACAAATAAGAATAAGTTACCGGATATGATGAGGGAGCAGATGCTTGCGCATGTGCAGCTCAAGTTCAAGACTGCAGAGTTAAAGCAAGAAGAGGTTCTCCAAGACTTACCTAAGGCCATAAGATCAAGCATTAACGAACATCTATTCCGCTCCGTGATCGAGAATGCTTATCTTTTTAAAGGATTCCCCGATGGTCTCATCATCCAGCTA GTTTCTCATATAAAAGCAGAGTATTTTCCGCCTAAAATGGAGATAATATTGCAGAATGAGATTCCAACGGATTTCTACATAATTGTATCTGGAGGAGTG GAAATAATTAGATCCAAGGGGGCGAGTGAACAG GTATTGGCTAAGTTAGGTCCAGGGGATATGGTAGGAGAGATTGGAGTTGTCTTCAACATTCCCCAGCCTTTCACTGTGAGGACAAGGAGACTTTCACAAGTTATTCGAATCAGTCATCATAAGTTCAAAGAAATGGTTCAATCTGATGCTGACGACGCCAAAATGATCATCACCAATTTCATGGCT tATCTCAAGGAACTAAATGATGAATTGAAGAAAGAAATCCCTTTTCTTAGAGATTTATTAGCCAATGCAGATGCTCAG GAAATGGTCCAGACAGGAGAATCACAACAAAGTTACAATGAGGAGATGGTTACGTTCTCGaaagatgaaaatgaaaata AACAAGAGCCAAAAAGAGAGGGAGTTCCCAAGAGAGTGATAATTCATGGGCATCCTCCTAATCAAGGTAACAACAAGAATGGTGATTCCAGTGGTAGACTTATCATTTTGCCTGATTCTCTTCCACTTCTGTTCGACTTAGCTGGTCAGTTTCAGTCTTTCACTACTCATATGTTattcatctttatatttttggtattatatATACGTATATCGATTCTATATCAGTTACTGTATCAATATATATGGTGA
- the LOC106453554 gene encoding transcription factor MYB3R-1 — translation MKSEMKAPTIPQEGSKKGSHGRPCGPARRSTKGQWTAEEDEVLCKAVERFQGKNWKKIAECFKDRTDVQCLHRWQKVLNPELVKGPWSKEEDDTIIALVEKYGPKKWSTISQHLPGRIGKQCRERWHNHLNPGINKNAWTQEEEVTLIRAHQIYGNKWAELTKFLPGRSDNSIKNHWNSSVKKKLDSYYASGLLDQSQSSPLIPIQNNSIASSSSWMHSSGDEGNFRPGADAEESECSQASTVFSCSQSTNDLLDEAKPAKEEFYIPELPSGTEQQISNSPSHAESYYPSFEDVLPEISCEAESSKEYQNHNGLTEVRTTAATEDHLQAVCNNDKQDRDLDCPQLLGDEKNEACQAFQNSVRLTDQPSMPNSDTCMHPQPQTLITDEECCRVLFTNTTEDSGVASNAQGQNLVEPQKGKGSIPASETENIPALSWHPSNSNDSVQDCHLIEATALERKVDTNDSFINTDGHVTSHGKDDNEGIPDQLEPSYIPKDSLKLVPLNSFTSPSRVNKINFPVNDKPAEKDKGSLCYEPPRFPSADIPFFSCDLVPSNSDVRQEYSPFGIRQLMMNCATPLRLWDSPCRNKSPDVMLKDAAKSFSGTPSILKKRQHRDLMSPVLDRRKEKLLKSAEASSLAKDFSRLDVMLNGCSSSILSERPDNRNEHASSSEAKKDPKETLESGGVTSAKIDQETRRSLVYCNDVEMQLSSPDKSGSRPDNKVNTTASEPPFTVDPIPLSAIAGNKTNNAESSFDIIENCSIFDGTPFKQLLDTPSPWKSPLLFGSFLQSPRLPPEITFEDIGCFMSPGDRSYDAIGLMKHLSEHTATAYADALEVLGNDTPETILKKRQLNKSIQGKENQHWSHDQLENRSQVECRALDFSDCGTPGKAKVSSASPGGYSSPSSYLLKSCR, via the exons ATGAAGAGTGAGATGAAAGCCCCCACTATTCCACAAGAAGGAAGCAAGAAAGGGAGTCACGG GAGGCCATGTGGTCCTGCAAGACGATCCACCAAAGGACAATGGACCGCTGAAGAG GACGAAGTTTTGTGCAAAGCTGTTGAGCGTTTTCAAGGAAAGAACTGGAAGAAGATTG CTGAATGTTTTAAAGATCGGACTGATGTCCAGTGTCTTCATAGATGGCAAAAGGTCTTGAACCCAGAGCTTGTGAAAGGCCCGTGGTCAAAAGAG gaggatgacacaatAATTGCTCTGGTAGAAAAATATGGGCCAAAGAAATGGTCTACTATTTCTCAGCATTTACCTGGGCGCATAGGAAAGCAATGTAGGGAAAG GTGGCATAACCATCTTAACCCTGGCATTAATAAAAATGCATGGACCCAGGAAGAGGAAGTGACCCTTATTCGTGCACATCAAATTTATGGGAATAAATGGGCAGAGCTAACTAAATTTTTGCCAGGAAG GTCTgacaattcaataaaaaatcacTGGAACAGCTCAGTTAAGAAGAAACTAGATTCATACTACGCATCAGGTCTTTTGGATCAGAGTCAAAGCTCGCCACTCATTCCTATCCAGAACAATTCCATAGCTTCATCTTCCTCGTGGATGCACAGTAGTGGAGATGAAGGTAATTTCAGGCCAGGGGCTGATGCTGAAGAATCAGAATGCAGCCAGGCTTCAACTGTTTTCAGTTGTTCACAGTCGACCAATGATTTATTAGATGAGGCTAAACCTGCAAAGGAAGAATTCTACATTCCTGAGCTGCCTTCAGGAACAGAGCAGCAAATCTCAAACTCTCCATCTCATGCAGAATCGTACTACCCTTCCTTTGAAGATGTTCTCCCCGAGATTTCTTGTGAAGCAGAATCCTCAAAGGAGTATCAGAATCATAATGGTTTAACCGAGGTTAGAACTACCGCAGCTACAGAGGATCACTTGCAGGCTGTATGTAATAATGATAAACAGGACCGTGATCTCGACTGTCCTCAGTTATTGGGAGATGAAAAAAATGAAGCATGCCAAGCTTTTCAAAATTCAGTCAGATTAACTGATCAACCTTCTATGCCAAACTCGGATACATGTATGCATCCACAACCTCAAACTTTGATCACGGACGAGGAGTGCTGTAGGGTTCTTTTCACAAATACTACGGAAGATAGCGGTGTAGCTTCTAATGCGCAAGGTCAGAACTTGGTTGAACCTCAAAAGGGCAAAGGATCTATTCCAGCTTCTGAAACTGAAAACATTCCAGCTTTATCCTGGCATCCTTCAAACTCTAACGATTCTGTTCAAGATTGTCACCTTATTGAAGCTACTGCATTAGAACGTAAAGTGGATACAAATGATAGTTTCATCAACACTGATGGACATGTAACTTCCCATGGAAAAGATGATAATGAAGGTATCCCAGACCAGCTGGAGCCGTCTTATATTCCCAAGGATTCTTTGAAGTTAGTACCTCTGAATAGTTTTACTTCTCCTTCTAGAGTGAATAAGATTAATTTTCCTGTTAACGACAAGCCAGCTGAAAAAGACAAAGGATCTCTTTGTTATGAACCTCCACGGTTCCCAAGTGCAGATATTCCTTTCTTCAGCTGTGATCTTGTACCATCTAATAGCGACGTACGGCAAGAGTACAGTCCCTTTGGTATCCGCCAGTTGATGATGAATTGTGCAACTCCATTAAGGTTATGGGATTCACCTTGTCGTAATAAGAGCCCTGATGTCATGCTTAAAGATGCTGCCAAAAGTTTCAGTGGTACACCATCCATCTTGAAGAAGCGGCAGCATCGGGACTTGATGTCACCTGTGCTTGAtaggagaaaagaaaaattgCTGAAAAGTGCTGAGGCTTCCTCCTTGGCTAAAGACTTTTCACGCTTAGATGTTATGCTTAATGGTTGCAGTTCCTCTATTTTGTCTGAACGTCCTGACAATAGAAATGAACATGCTTCCTCTTCTGAAGCCAAAAAGGACCCAAAGGAAACCTTGGAGTCAGGAGGAGTAACTTCAGCTAAAATT GACCAAGAAACTCGTAGAAGTTTGGTTTACTGTAATGATGTTGAGATGCAACTGAGTTCTCCTGATAAAAGTGGATCGAGACCAGATAACAAAGTGAATACAACTGCGTCAGAACCTCCATTCACTGTAGACCCTATTCCTTTATCAGCAATCGCAGGAAATAAAACCAACAATGCAGAGAGTAGTTTTGATATTATTGAAAACTGTAGCAT ATTTGATGGAACTCCGTTCAAACAACTTCTTGATACCCCATCACCATGGAAATCCCCTTTACTCTTTGGTTCTTTCTTGCAAAGCCCGAGGTTGCCTCCAGAAATTACATTTGAG gATATTGGGTGCTTTATGAGTCCCGGAGATAGAAGCTATGATGCCATAGGACTGATGAAGCACTTGAGTGAACACACAGCTACGGCATATGCAGATGCTTTGGAAGTCTTGGGTAATGACACACCTGAAACAATACTCAAGAAGAGGCAGCTGAACAAGTCTATTCAAGGGAAAGAAAATCAGCACTGGTCTCACGATCAACTGGAGAACCGTTCCCAG GTGGAGTGTCGCGCCTTGGACTTCAGCGATTGTGGGACACCGGGGAAAGCAAAAGTATCCTCGGCTTCTCCAGGCGGCTACTCGAGCCCCTCATCTTACCTTCTGAAGAGTTGCAGATAG